CTTTAGACGGAATACAACCTCGGTATAAACATACCCCTCCCGGATTAGCCGCTGGGTCTACCAATGTAACATCCATCCCCAGGTCAGCTGCTTTAAAAGCTGCTGCATATCCTCCCGGCCCGGCACCAATGACCACCACCTTGTGTTTTTTACTTTCCTGTTTGCCGTTTTTCTCTTCGGTATCTTTCATGATGAGCAAATGCTTATTAACGTAAATGCATCGTTTAACTTCCCAATATGGCCTTTAATGGATCCTCTATGGCATCGCCTATCCATCGTAAAAACTTAGCTCCCGCTGCACCATCGATCACTCGGTGATCGTATGAAAGACTAAGCGGCAATATTTGTCGTGGTTGAAACGCGTCGTCGATATATACCGGCTGAATCACGGCACGCGATACACCTAATATGGCCACCTGTGGATGATAAACGATTGGCGTAAATTGCGTGCCGCCAATTCCTCCCAAATTTGAAATAACAAAAGTGCCTCCCTGCATTTCTTCCGGCGAAAGTTTTTGATCTCTGGCCTTTTCTGAGAGCGCTGTAATTTCAGCAGCTATCTCGTATATGCTTTTTTTGTCTGCATCTTTTATCACAGGCACCAGTAGTCCTTTTTCGGTATCTACGGCAATACCTATATGGTAATAATGTTTCAGGATGATCTCCTTATTGGCGATATCCAGACTCGAATTAAAGGTCGGAAAACGCTGTAATGCACTTACAACTATTTTGGCAAGTATAGCTGTAACCGTAATTTTTACATCAGTTGCCTTCTCCTGCATTTTTTTGCGGTATGCTTCCAAATCCGTAATATCCGTTTGATCAAACTGTGTTACATGTGGTATCTGTGTCCAGGAACCGCTAGTGCTTTTGGCAGTGGCCTTACGGATACTCGACATCTTTTGCCTTTCAACACTCCCCCATTTACTGAAATCCGGAAGATCCGCTGCTGCAGGCGTTTGTTTTTTGGTATTATCTCCCGACTTTGCTGCCTTCACATCCCCTTCATTAATCCTCCCTTTTTCCCCACTACCCTTAATCGATTGAATATCAACTCCCAGCTCTCTTGCCAATCTTCTTACGGATGGAGAAGCCGCTACAGCGCTATATTCTTTTTCATCCTCTTTCTTTTTATCTTCTGGCTGTTCCTGCTGCGCTTTTACCTCTTTATCCTGCCCGGCATCTTCTTCTTCATCATCTTTCTCCTTTCCCTCATCACTTCCCTCTTCTCCATCGGCAGCATCCTCATCACCGGATGAATCGTCATCCTCTTTTTTATCCGTATCCTCCTCCACATCTCCCTCATCTTCATCGCTGTCTTCTTCTGCGTTGGCTTG
This Olivibacter sp. SDN3 DNA region includes the following protein-coding sequences:
- a CDS encoding 2-oxo acid dehydrogenase subunit E2, which encodes MAKEIKLPQISEGVDSAEVAEVMVSAGDTISEGDSMIAVETDKASVEVPSTASGKIKEVKVKEGGEIKVGDVIIVLEEGDDDSDEEKEASTDEKDEDAEAEKEQANAEEDSDEDEGDVEEDTDKKEDDDSSGDEDAADGEEGSDEGKEKDDEEEDAGQDKEVKAQQEQPEDKKKEDEKEYSAVAASPSVRRLARELGVDIQSIKGSGEKGRINEGDVKAAKSGDNTKKQTPAAADLPDFSKWGSVERQKMSSIRKATAKSTSGSWTQIPHVTQFDQTDITDLEAYRKKMQEKATDVKITVTAILAKIVVSALQRFPTFNSSLDIANKEIILKHYYHIGIAVDTEKGLLVPVIKDADKKSIYEIAAEITALSEKARDQKLSPEEMQGGTFVISNLGGIGGTQFTPIVYHPQVAILGVSRAVIQPVYIDDAFQPRQILPLSLSYDHRVIDGAAGAKFLRWIGDAIEDPLKAILGS